One stretch of Microvirga lotononidis DNA includes these proteins:
- the rpiA gene encoding ribose-5-phosphate isomerase RpiA: protein MSDNLKRAAADRAAELVTDGMRLGLGTGSTAAHFVSAVGERVRAGLKVVGVPTSEATREQAQREGIPLSTLDETPDLDLTVDGADEIDDDLRLIKGGGGALLREKIVASASQRMIVIADGSKLVSKLGRFPLPIEVVPFGLTATERAIVRLLDSLGMSGELVLRHAPDGAAYVTDGGHFILDAHLERIEKPNVLASTLNNIPGVVEHGLFLGLATGAILATGDGLVELGQL, encoded by the coding sequence GTGAGCGACAATCTCAAGCGCGCTGCGGCCGACAGGGCTGCTGAACTCGTGACCGACGGCATGAGGCTGGGCCTGGGCACCGGCTCGACCGCGGCGCATTTCGTGTCGGCCGTCGGCGAGCGGGTTCGGGCGGGCCTCAAGGTGGTGGGCGTTCCCACCTCCGAGGCCACCCGCGAGCAGGCGCAACGCGAGGGCATTCCCCTGTCGACCCTCGACGAAACTCCGGACCTGGACCTGACGGTCGACGGCGCCGACGAGATCGATGACGACCTGCGCCTCATCAAGGGCGGCGGCGGCGCTCTCCTGCGCGAGAAGATCGTGGCCTCCGCGAGCCAGCGGATGATCGTGATCGCTGACGGATCCAAGCTCGTCTCGAAGCTCGGCCGCTTTCCCCTGCCCATCGAGGTCGTGCCCTTCGGCCTCACGGCCACGGAGCGCGCCATCGTCAGGCTGCTGGACAGCCTCGGCATGAGCGGCGAACTGGTTCTGCGGCACGCTCCCGACGGGGCGGCCTACGTCACCGATGGGGGACATTTCATTCTCGATGCGCATCTCGAGCGCATCGAAAAGCCGAACGTGCTGGCCTCGACGCTGAACAACATCCCCGGCGTCGTCGAGCACGGTCTTTTCCTGGGTCTGGCCACCGGAGCGATCCTCGCAACGGGTGACGGGCTCGTCGAACTCGGTCAGCTCTGA
- a CDS encoding DUF2059 domain-containing protein has product MIRNASRLAATSVALFMLASPVFAQQAPQPTAGQLAAANEVAVSSGLTGAFDAMTDPLLNQLQQMNVTRPEIRQDLDQVVALIRPEVDQKKKEMVDATAKTLAARLSEAELKEIAAFYKSAAGQKWVQLQPGILDAIVRDMAIWTQRTSEFIMARAREEMGKRGHQLN; this is encoded by the coding sequence ATGATCCGCAACGCTTCCCGCCTGGCCGCGACCTCGGTCGCGTTGTTCATGCTCGCAAGTCCCGTTTTCGCCCAGCAGGCGCCGCAACCCACCGCCGGCCAGCTGGCCGCCGCCAACGAGGTCGCCGTCAGCTCCGGTCTGACCGGCGCCTTCGACGCCATGACCGATCCGCTGCTCAACCAGCTCCAGCAGATGAACGTGACCCGCCCGGAGATCCGCCAGGATCTGGACCAGGTGGTCGCTCTCATCCGCCCTGAGGTCGATCAGAAGAAGAAGGAAATGGTCGACGCCACGGCGAAGACGCTTGCGGCGCGGCTGAGCGAGGCGGAGCTGAAGGAGATTGCGGCGTTCTACAAGTCTGCGGCCGGCCAGAAATGGGTGCAGCTGCAGCCGGGCATTCTCGACGCCATCGTCCGCGACATGGCCATCTGGACCCAGCGGACCTCGGAGTTCATCATGGCGCGCGCCCGCGAGGAAATGGGCAAGCGCGGCCACCAGCTCAACTGA
- a CDS encoding tripartite tricarboxylate transporter permease codes for MEAFTSLAGGLAVAIQPMNLLFALIGVLLGTAVGVLPGIGPALTVALLLPITFKLDPAGSIIMFAGIYYGGMYGGSTTAILINTPGESASMATALEGNLMAKAGRGGPALATSAIGSFVAGTIATLGLTLLAPYLVEVAVSFGPEDYFALMCVAFVTVSATFGDSPVRGLTSLFIGLLLGLVGIDILSGQSRLSFGIPELYDNVEVTTLAVGLFAVGEALYVASRRHIHEEKLEAVRGSLWMTKEDWKRSWKPWLRGTLFGFPIGALPAGGAEIPTFLSYATEKRLTKYPQDFGHGAIEGVAGPEAANNASAAGTLVPLLTLGLPTSATAAMMLAGFQQYGLNPGPLLFAEQPALVWGLIASLFIANTMLLVLNLPLVGLWVKLLAIPQPWLYAGILVFATMGTIAANPSPVELIMLTGFGVLGFLMRRFDFPIAPVVVGLILGPIAESQLRRALSISLGDPMVLLQSPISATLLGIAVIALILPFVLKGMGRFKAVED; via the coding sequence ATGGAAGCCTTCACCTCCCTCGCCGGCGGCCTGGCCGTCGCCATCCAGCCGATGAACCTGCTGTTCGCGCTCATCGGCGTGCTGCTCGGCACCGCCGTCGGCGTGCTGCCCGGCATCGGCCCGGCGCTCACCGTGGCGCTGCTGCTGCCGATCACCTTCAAGCTCGATCCGGCCGGCTCGATCATCATGTTCGCCGGCATCTATTACGGCGGCATGTACGGCGGCTCGACCACCGCCATCCTGATCAACACGCCCGGCGAGAGCGCCTCGATGGCCACCGCCCTCGAGGGCAACCTGATGGCCAAGGCCGGCCGCGGCGGCCCGGCGCTGGCGACCTCGGCCATCGGCTCCTTCGTGGCCGGCACCATCGCGACCCTCGGGCTGACGCTGCTGGCCCCCTATCTCGTCGAGGTTGCCGTCAGCTTCGGGCCGGAGGACTACTTCGCCCTGATGTGCGTGGCCTTCGTGACCGTCTCGGCCACCTTCGGCGACTCGCCGGTGCGCGGCCTGACCAGCCTGTTCATCGGGCTGCTGCTCGGGCTGGTGGGCATCGACATCCTGTCCGGCCAGTCGCGCCTGAGCTTCGGCATTCCCGAGCTCTACGACAACGTCGAGGTCACGACCCTGGCCGTGGGCCTGTTCGCGGTCGGCGAGGCGCTCTACGTCGCCTCGCGCCGGCACATCCACGAGGAGAAGCTCGAGGCGGTGCGCGGCTCGCTGTGGATGACCAAGGAGGACTGGAAGCGCTCGTGGAAGCCGTGGCTGCGCGGCACGCTGTTCGGCTTCCCGATCGGCGCACTGCCGGCCGGCGGCGCGGAGATCCCGACCTTCCTGTCCTACGCGACCGAGAAGCGGCTGACCAAGTACCCGCAGGATTTCGGCCATGGCGCGATCGAGGGCGTGGCCGGGCCGGAGGCGGCCAACAACGCCTCGGCGGCCGGCACGCTCGTGCCGCTGCTGACGCTCGGCCTGCCGACCTCGGCGACGGCGGCGATGATGCTGGCCGGCTTCCAGCAATACGGCCTCAATCCCGGTCCGCTGCTGTTTGCCGAGCAGCCGGCCCTGGTGTGGGGCCTGATCGCCAGCCTGTTCATCGCCAACACCATGCTGCTGGTGCTGAACCTGCCGCTGGTCGGGCTGTGGGTGAAGCTGCTGGCGATCCCGCAGCCGTGGCTGTATGCCGGCATCCTGGTGTTTGCCACCATGGGCACGATCGCGGCCAATCCGTCGCCGGTGGAGCTGATCATGCTGACCGGGTTCGGGGTGCTCGGCTTCCTGATGCGCCGGTTCGACTTCCCGATCGCCCCGGTGGTGGTCGGCCTGATCCTGGGCCCGATCGCGGAAAGCCAGCTGCGCCGGGCGCTCTCGATCAGCCTGGGCGATCCGATGGTGCTGCTGCAGAGCCCGATCTCCGCCACGCTCCTCGGCATCGCCGTCATCGCCCTGATCCTGCCCTTCGTCCTCAAAGGCATGGGCCGCTTCAAAGCCGTCGAGGATTGA
- a CDS encoding tripartite tricarboxylate transporter TctB family protein — translation MTTPLSRRPDVAGLVIALVLLGLAGLVWWDMTKLQILSPYDLGPKVMPIVVAVGLTLLAIGNGIGALRGDLPARDSLDWKPILLILGGLACLIALVAVGGGFMIGTAILFATTSAAFGRRAFLTDLLIGAVIAVFIYLLFGKLLTLSLPAGPLEHLL, via the coding sequence ATGACCACACCCCTCTCTCGGCGTCCTGACGTGGCCGGCCTTGTCATTGCGCTCGTTCTTCTCGGCCTGGCCGGTCTTGTCTGGTGGGACATGACGAAGCTGCAGATCCTGTCGCCCTACGATCTCGGGCCCAAGGTCATGCCGATCGTCGTCGCGGTCGGCCTGACCTTGCTCGCCATCGGCAACGGCATCGGCGCCCTGCGCGGCGACCTGCCGGCGCGCGACAGCCTCGACTGGAAGCCGATCCTGCTCATCCTCGGCGGGCTCGCCTGCCTCATCGCCCTGGTCGCCGTCGGCGGCGGCTTCATGATCGGCACCGCGATCCTGTTCGCCACCACCTCGGCCGCCTTCGGCCGCCGGGCGTTCCTGACCGATCTTTTAATCGGCGCCGTGATCGCGGTCTTCATCTACCTGCTGTTCGGCAAGCTCCTGACCCTGTCCCTGCCGGCCGGGCCGCTCGAGCACCTGTTGTGA
- a CDS encoding Bug family tripartite tricarboxylate transporter substrate binding protein produces MSHFRKGLWRSALAAAAVAGFVTSAAAQMELKIMAPAAPGGGWDQTARSMQQALTQAGIAKSVQVANVPGAGGSIGIAQLVNNSKGDGNQLMVMGYVMVGALLTNKSPVTLDQTTPIARLTSEYEAIVVPASSPIKSVKELADAIKADPAKVTWAGGSAGGVDHIAAALFAKAAGADPTKINYIPFSGGGEALAAILGGKVTAGISGYGEFESQVKAGKLRLLGLTSPADKATAEQPSIKAQGVDLEIANWRAVVAPPGISADQKKALTDAMDKMAKSKEWQELLKAKGWEDSYMSGDAFSKILADEQVRTKEVLTAVGLVKS; encoded by the coding sequence ATGAGCCATTTTCGTAAAGGTCTTTGGCGCAGCGCTCTGGCTGCGGCGGCCGTGGCAGGATTCGTGACATCGGCGGCAGCTCAGATGGAGCTCAAGATCATGGCTCCGGCAGCACCCGGCGGCGGCTGGGATCAGACGGCCCGCTCCATGCAGCAGGCCCTGACCCAGGCCGGCATCGCCAAGAGCGTACAGGTCGCCAACGTGCCGGGCGCCGGCGGCTCCATCGGCATCGCCCAGCTCGTGAACAATTCGAAGGGCGACGGCAACCAGCTCATGGTCATGGGCTACGTGATGGTGGGCGCCCTCCTCACCAACAAGTCGCCGGTCACCCTCGACCAGACGACGCCCATCGCCCGCCTGACCTCGGAATACGAGGCGATCGTGGTCCCGGCCAGCTCGCCGATCAAGTCCGTCAAGGAACTCGCCGATGCCATCAAGGCCGACCCGGCCAAGGTGACTTGGGCCGGCGGCTCGGCCGGCGGCGTCGATCACATCGCGGCGGCCCTCTTCGCCAAGGCGGCCGGTGCCGACCCGACCAAGATCAACTACATCCCCTTCTCCGGCGGCGGCGAGGCCCTGGCGGCCATCCTCGGCGGCAAGGTGACGGCCGGCATCTCCGGCTACGGCGAATTCGAAAGCCAAGTGAAGGCGGGCAAGCTGCGTCTCCTCGGCCTGACGTCGCCGGCCGATAAGGCAACCGCCGAGCAGCCCTCCATCAAGGCACAGGGCGTCGACCTCGAAATCGCCAACTGGCGCGCCGTCGTCGCTCCTCCCGGAATCTCGGCCGACCAGAAGAAGGCCCTGACGGACGCCATGGACAAGATGGCCAAGTCCAAGGAATGGCAGGAACTCCTGAAGGCCAAGGGCTGGGAGGATTCCTACATGTCCGGCGACGCCTTCTCCAAGATCCTTGCCGACGAGCAGGTCCGCACGAAGGAAGTGCTCACCGCGGTGGGGCTGGTGAAGTCTTAA
- the gor gene encoding glutathione-disulfide reductase yields MSSFDVDLFVIGGGSGGVRAARIAAGYGARVMLAEEYRVGGTCVIRGCVPKKLMVYASRFADDFHDAEGFGWSVGGTRFDWATLIRNKDKEIDRLEGIYRANLERAGVEVVDSRAVIEDAHTVHLLKTGERVRARYILVAVGAHPTLEPVIPGGELGITSNEVFHLDALPKRILVVGGGYIAVEFAGVFAGLGSEVTLLHRGDKLLRGFDEDVRDALGEAYAQRGIKLALSTTLTSLEKTADGIAATLSDGSTITVDQVLVATGRRPNTKGLGLETAGITVDEVGAIPVDGYSQTLVPSIYAVGDVTNRANLTPIAIREGHAFADTVFGDKPTIVDHDLIPTAVFSTPEIGVIGCGEDAARAVYGDVDVYKTAFRPMKATLSGGKDRVFMKLIVDKATDKVVGVHIMGHDAGEMIQLAGIAVTMGATKADFDRTVAVHPTAAEELVTMRTPVVVKKPVAVG; encoded by the coding sequence ATGTCCTCATTCGACGTTGACCTGTTCGTGATCGGAGGAGGATCCGGCGGCGTGCGCGCGGCGCGGATCGCCGCGGGCTACGGCGCGAGGGTCATGCTGGCGGAGGAATACCGGGTCGGCGGAACCTGCGTCATCCGAGGCTGCGTGCCGAAGAAGCTGATGGTCTATGCCAGCCGCTTCGCCGACGATTTCCACGATGCGGAGGGCTTCGGCTGGAGCGTCGGTGGGACGCGCTTCGATTGGGCGACCCTGATCCGCAACAAGGACAAGGAGATCGACCGGCTCGAGGGAATCTATCGTGCCAATCTCGAACGGGCCGGCGTCGAGGTCGTGGACAGCCGCGCCGTGATCGAGGACGCGCATACGGTCCATCTGCTCAAGACCGGTGAGCGCGTCCGTGCCCGCTACATCCTGGTGGCCGTCGGGGCGCATCCGACCCTGGAGCCTGTGATCCCCGGCGGGGAGCTCGGCATCACGTCCAACGAGGTCTTCCATCTCGACGCCTTGCCCAAACGGATCCTGGTGGTCGGCGGCGGCTACATCGCGGTCGAGTTCGCCGGGGTCTTCGCCGGTCTCGGCAGCGAGGTCACCCTCCTGCACCGGGGCGACAAGCTCCTGCGCGGCTTCGACGAGGATGTCCGCGACGCGCTCGGCGAGGCCTATGCCCAGCGCGGGATCAAGCTGGCCCTGAGCACGACCCTCACGAGCCTCGAGAAGACCGCCGACGGCATCGCCGCGACCCTGTCGGACGGTTCCACGATCACGGTCGATCAGGTTCTGGTCGCGACGGGACGGCGGCCGAACACGAAAGGACTCGGGCTGGAGACGGCCGGTATCACCGTCGACGAGGTCGGGGCCATTCCGGTGGACGGCTATTCCCAGACCCTCGTTCCGTCGATCTATGCGGTCGGCGACGTGACCAACCGGGCGAACCTCACACCGATCGCCATCCGGGAGGGGCACGCCTTCGCCGACACGGTGTTCGGGGACAAGCCCACCATCGTCGACCACGACCTGATCCCCACGGCCGTCTTCTCGACGCCGGAAATCGGCGTGATCGGCTGCGGCGAGGACGCGGCCCGGGCAGTCTACGGCGATGTGGACGTCTACAAGACCGCCTTCCGGCCGATGAAGGCCACGCTCTCGGGCGGCAAGGACCGGGTCTTCATGAAGCTCATCGTCGACAAGGCGACCGACAAGGTCGTGGGCGTCCATATCATGGGCCACGACGCGGGCGAGATGATCCAGCTCGCCGGCATCGCCGTGACCATGGGAGCCACCAAGGCCGATTTCGACCGCACCGTGGCGGTTCACCCAACGGCAGCCGAGGAGTTGGTCACCATGCGCACGCCTGTGGTGGTGAAGAAGCCGGTGGCAGTGGGGTGA
- a CDS encoding class II 3-deoxy-7-phosphoheptulonate synthase, whose product MTERWTPDSWRNKPIQQVPAYPDLEALESVEQQLAGFPPLVFAGEARKLKRTLGKVAKGEAFLLQGGDCAESFAEHSADNIRDFFRLFLQMAVVLTYAGGSPVVKVGRAAGQFAKPRSAPTETIDGVELPSYRGDIISDIAFTPEARTPDPRRQLMAYRQSAATLNLIRAFATGGYANLENAHRWMLGFVKDSPQSSRYSELAERITESLNFMRAIGIDPETHPEMRSTDFYTSHEALLLGYEEAMTRVDSTTGDWYATSGHMLWIGDRTRQLDHAHVEYMRGIRNPIGLKCGPSLSADGLLKLIDALNPEDEAGRLTLICRFGADKVGDHLPGLIRAVQREGRTVVWSCDPMHGNTIKAASGYKTRPFERVMGEVQDFFAIHQAEGTHAGGIHLEMTGKNVTECTGGARALTDADLRDRYHTYCDPRLNAEQALEIAFLTSELIKRERQSRERPAALAAE is encoded by the coding sequence ATGACCGAGCGGTGGACGCCCGACAGCTGGAGAAACAAGCCGATCCAGCAGGTTCCGGCCTATCCGGACCTTGAGGCGCTTGAGAGCGTCGAGCAGCAGCTCGCCGGCTTTCCCCCGCTCGTATTTGCGGGCGAGGCGCGCAAGCTGAAGCGGACGCTCGGCAAGGTCGCCAAGGGCGAGGCCTTCCTACTCCAGGGCGGCGACTGCGCCGAGAGCTTCGCCGAGCATTCGGCCGACAACATCCGCGACTTCTTCCGCCTGTTCCTCCAGATGGCCGTGGTGCTGACCTATGCGGGCGGCTCGCCCGTGGTGAAGGTCGGCCGGGCCGCGGGCCAGTTCGCCAAGCCGCGCTCGGCTCCGACGGAGACCATCGACGGGGTGGAGCTGCCGAGCTACCGGGGCGACATCATCAGCGACATCGCCTTCACGCCGGAGGCCCGTACGCCGGATCCGCGCCGCCAGCTCATGGCCTATCGCCAATCGGCCGCGACCCTGAACCTGATCCGCGCCTTCGCGACCGGCGGCTACGCCAATCTCGAGAACGCCCATCGCTGGATGCTCGGCTTCGTGAAGGATTCGCCGCAATCCTCCCGCTACAGCGAGCTTGCGGAGCGCATCACCGAGAGCCTGAACTTCATGCGGGCCATCGGGATCGATCCCGAGACCCATCCCGAGATGCGTTCGACGGATTTCTACACCAGCCACGAGGCCCTGCTGCTCGGCTACGAGGAGGCCATGACCCGCGTCGATTCCACGACCGGCGACTGGTACGCCACCTCCGGCCACATGCTCTGGATCGGCGACCGCACCCGCCAGCTCGACCATGCCCACGTGGAATACATGCGCGGCATCAGGAATCCGATCGGTCTCAAATGCGGCCCGTCGCTCTCGGCCGATGGGCTGCTGAAGCTCATCGACGCGCTCAACCCGGAAGACGAGGCCGGCCGCCTGACGCTGATCTGCCGCTTCGGCGCCGACAAGGTGGGCGACCACCTGCCGGGCCTGATCCGCGCGGTGCAGCGGGAAGGGCGCACGGTCGTGTGGTCCTGCGATCCGATGCACGGCAACACCATCAAGGCGGCCTCGGGCTACAAGACCCGGCCGTTCGAGCGGGTCATGGGCGAGGTGCAGGACTTCTTCGCCATCCATCAGGCGGAAGGCACCCATGCGGGCGGCATTCACCTGGAGATGACCGGCAAGAACGTGACGGAATGCACGGGCGGCGCCCGCGCGCTCACCGATGCGGACCTGCGCGATCGCTACCACACCTATTGCGACCCGCGCCTCAATGCCGAACAGGCTCTCGAGATCGCTTTCCTGACTTCGGAGCTCATCAAGCGGGAGCGCCAGTCAAGGGAACGACCGGCCGCCCTCGCGGCGGAGTGA
- a CDS encoding NAD+ synthase gives MVQNTLKIALAQLNPIVGDVAGNEEKARLARAEAVRLGADLVMFAEQFLAGYPAEDLVLKPAFQDSCRAALERLARETADGGPGMLIGLPWREGDELYNAYALLDGGSISVRFKVDLPNYGVFDEKRNFAAGPLPGPVNFRGIRLGIPICEDIWTGDVVECLAETGAEMLLVPNGSPYWRGKTEERFNIAAARVTESGLPLVYLNQVGGQDELVFDGASFVLNADSSLACQLPANEEIVALTTWTKGEEGWACREAPVVTVEEGEEADYAACVLGLRDYVEKNRFPGVVLGLSGGIDSAICAAMAVDALGPERVHCVMLPYRYTSGESLKDAEACAQMLGVRYDILPIAAPVEGFEAALEPIFAGRERDITEENLQSRARGTILMAISNKFGAMVVTTGNKSEMSVGYATIYGDMNGGFNPIKDLYKMEVYRLAALRNRWKPKGALGPDGIVIPENILTKAPTAELREGQKDQDSLPPYEDLDEILRGLVEEELRVSDIVAKGYDPEVVKKVERLLYVAEYKRRQAAPGVKVTRRNFGRDRRYPIVNRYRDQGLAAHRKDEALERAIGKPRMGSMDM, from the coding sequence ATGGTTCAGAACACTCTCAAGATCGCTCTCGCGCAGCTCAACCCCATCGTCGGCGATGTGGCCGGAAACGAGGAGAAGGCGCGCTTGGCGCGCGCGGAGGCGGTCCGGCTCGGGGCCGATCTCGTGATGTTCGCCGAGCAGTTCCTCGCGGGCTATCCCGCCGAGGACCTCGTGCTCAAGCCCGCCTTTCAGGATTCCTGCCGCGCCGCCCTCGAACGGCTCGCCCGCGAGACGGCAGATGGCGGTCCCGGCATGCTCATCGGCCTGCCGTGGCGGGAAGGGGACGAACTCTACAACGCCTATGCGCTCCTCGACGGCGGCTCGATCTCGGTGCGCTTCAAGGTCGACCTGCCCAATTACGGCGTCTTCGACGAGAAACGCAACTTCGCCGCCGGGCCTCTGCCCGGACCCGTGAACTTCCGCGGCATCCGCCTGGGGATTCCGATCTGCGAGGACATCTGGACCGGCGACGTGGTGGAGTGCCTCGCCGAGACGGGCGCCGAGATGCTCCTCGTGCCGAACGGCTCCCCCTATTGGCGCGGCAAGACCGAGGAGCGCTTCAACATCGCGGCCGCCCGCGTGACCGAGAGCGGGCTTCCGCTGGTCTATCTCAATCAGGTCGGCGGCCAGGACGAGCTGGTCTTCGACGGCGCGTCCTTCGTGCTCAATGCGGATTCCTCGCTCGCCTGCCAGCTGCCGGCCAACGAGGAGATCGTGGCGCTCACCACCTGGACGAAGGGCGAGGAGGGCTGGGCCTGCCGCGAGGCGCCCGTCGTCACCGTGGAGGAGGGCGAGGAGGCCGATTACGCCGCCTGCGTCCTGGGGCTTCGCGACTACGTGGAGAAGAACCGCTTCCCGGGCGTTGTGCTGGGCCTGTCCGGCGGCATCGATTCCGCCATCTGCGCCGCCATGGCGGTGGACGCGCTCGGGCCCGAGCGGGTGCATTGCGTGATGCTTCCCTATCGCTACACCTCTGGCGAGTCGTTGAAGGATGCGGAAGCCTGCGCGCAGATGCTGGGTGTCCGCTACGACATCCTGCCGATCGCCGCTCCGGTCGAAGGATTCGAGGCCGCCCTGGAGCCGATCTTCGCCGGCCGGGAGCGCGACATCACGGAGGAGAACCTCCAGAGCCGCGCCCGGGGCACCATCCTCATGGCGATCTCGAACAAGTTCGGTGCCATGGTGGTAACGACCGGCAACAAGTCGGAAATGTCGGTGGGCTACGCCACGATCTATGGCGACATGAACGGCGGCTTCAATCCGATCAAGGACCTCTACAAGATGGAGGTCTACCGCCTCGCGGCGCTGCGCAATCGCTGGAAGCCCAAGGGGGCGCTCGGACCGGACGGGATCGTCATCCCCGAGAACATCCTGACGAAGGCGCCCACGGCCGAACTGCGCGAGGGCCAGAAGGACCAGGATTCGCTGCCGCCCTATGAGGATCTCGACGAGATCCTGCGCGGCCTCGTGGAAGAGGAGCTGCGCGTCTCCGACATCGTGGCGAAGGGCTACGATCCTGAGGTCGTGAAGAAGGTGGAGCGGCTGCTTTACGTCGCCGAATACAAGCGGCGCCAGGCGGCGCCCGGCGTGAAGGTGACGCGCAGGAATTTCGGCCGCGACCGCCGCTATCCCATCGTCAATCGCTACCGCGACCAGGGACTGGCGGCGCACCGGAAGGACGAAGCCCTGGAGCGCGCCATCGGCAAGCCGCGCATGGGTTCGATGGATATGTGA
- the gltX gene encoding glutamate--tRNA ligase — MSKPIVRFAPSPTGHIHIGNTRVALLNALYARREGGTFILRFDDTDVARSKQEYADSIQTDLNWLGIPPDIVVRQSDRFDLYDAAAERLKAVGRLYPCYETQEELEFRRKRQLARGLPPIYDRAALKLTEEDRARLEQEGRRPHWRFRLEPTTVVWDDLVRGPCHVDCSSLSDPVLVRGDGTYLYTLPSVVDDIELKITHVIRGEDHVTNTAVQIQIFEALGAAAPTFAHHSLLITASGEGLSKRLGHLSIKGLRDAGLEPQAVASLAVLVGSAEAVRPVADLGELAKLIDFSHISRAPAKFDESELDHLNARLIHEMPYEAVRERLAGLDADAGEAFWLAVRGNLPKVRDAADWAKVVRGPVTPAIEDMAFIQAATAALPEAPWDTTTWKAWTEAVKAATGVKGKALFMPLRLALTGLDHGPELGALLPLIGPERARARLSGQVA, encoded by the coding sequence ATGTCCAAGCCCATCGTTCGCTTCGCCCCGTCACCGACCGGGCACATCCATATCGGCAACACCCGCGTCGCCCTGCTCAACGCGCTCTATGCGCGGCGCGAGGGCGGCACCTTCATCCTGCGCTTCGACGATACGGACGTGGCGCGGTCGAAGCAGGAATACGCGGACTCGATTCAAACCGATCTGAACTGGCTCGGCATTCCGCCCGATATCGTCGTCCGCCAGTCGGATCGTTTCGATCTCTATGACGCCGCCGCCGAGCGGCTGAAGGCGGTCGGGCGCCTCTATCCCTGCTACGAGACGCAGGAAGAGCTGGAGTTCCGCCGCAAGCGCCAGCTCGCCCGTGGCCTGCCGCCGATCTACGACCGGGCCGCCCTCAAGCTGACCGAAGAGGATCGCGCGAGGCTCGAACAGGAGGGGCGCAGGCCCCACTGGCGCTTCCGCCTCGAGCCCACCACCGTCGTCTGGGACGATCTGGTGCGCGGTCCTTGCCATGTGGATTGCAGCTCCCTGTCCGATCCGGTGCTGGTGCGCGGGGACGGGACCTATCTCTACACGCTGCCCTCCGTAGTGGACGACATCGAGCTCAAGATCACCCATGTGATCCGCGGCGAGGATCACGTCACCAACACGGCGGTGCAGATCCAGATCTTCGAGGCTTTGGGCGCCGCCGCCCCCACCTTCGCCCATCACAGCCTTCTGATCACGGCAAGCGGGGAGGGGTTGTCCAAGCGTCTCGGCCATCTTTCGATCAAGGGCCTGCGCGATGCCGGCCTCGAGCCACAGGCGGTCGCTTCGCTTGCCGTTCTCGTCGGTTCGGCCGAGGCCGTGCGGCCGGTGGCCGATCTCGGCGAACTTGCCAAGCTCATCGATTTCTCCCACATCTCCCGCGCACCCGCGAAGTTCGACGAGAGCGAACTCGACCATCTCAACGCCCGCCTGATCCACGAGATGCCCTATGAGGCGGTCCGCGAGCGCCTGGCCGGACTCGACGCCGATGCCGGCGAAGCGTTCTGGCTCGCCGTGCGCGGCAACCTGCCGAAGGTCCGCGATGCGGCCGACTGGGCCAAGGTAGTGCGCGGCCCGGTGACCCCCGCCATCGAAGACATGGCTTTCATCCAGGCGGCCACGGCCGCCCTGCCGGAGGCTCCCTGGGACACGACGACCTGGAAGGCCTGGACCGAGGCCGTGAAGGCGGCCACCGGGGTAAAGGGCAAGGCCCTGTTCATGCCCCTGCGCCTCGCGCTCACCGGGCTCGACCATGGCCCGGAGCTGGGTGCGCTTCTGCCGCTGATCGGGCCGGAGCGGGCCAGGGCGCGGCTGTCGGGGCAGGTGGCTTGA